The stretch of DNA GGCCATTGTCTCCAAGGACAAGATCCGCGCGAACCTCGGTGCTCTGCAAAACCGGTTGGAAAACACCATCTCCAACCTGCAGATTCAGTCAGAGAACCTGCAGGCTGCAGAATCCCGCATCTCCGACGTGGACGTTTCCACGGAAATGACGGAATTCACCCGCCAGCAGATTCTCACCCAGTCCGCCGTGGCCATGCTCTCGCAGGCCAACTCGCTGCCGCAAATGGCTTTGCAGCTTATCGGCTAATGGCCGATTCCATGGGGATTGGAGAATTGCGGAACTGAGAATACACGGCAAGGCCCGGCACCATATGGTGCCGGGCCTTCAGGTTAATGACAAACCTTCGTTTTCAGTAAAACTGTATTCCCGTTAAGCCGGAGCCGAGGTTCAAAAACGGATTTTCATCGCTTATACGAGGTGCAGGAACGTTAGGTTCCTGCCCGGCGGAGCCAAAAAATATCAGAAATGACTTTGTCAGCAGTCTGGAGGTCCGGAACCATATGGTGCCGGGCCTTTTGTTTTCAAGAAGCGTTTCCAAAACGGCAGATTATTCCAGCTGGGCGAGAAGCGATTCCAGCGAGGAATTGATGTTCTCGTAGTTGCCGAGCGAGGCTTCAAGCCGGGCATATTGTTCGACCAGTCTTTGTTGCAGGCGCTCTATGCGGTCTTCTTCGTCGCCTATGTCCTTGGCAGTGTTGTCTATGATGGTCTGGTAGTTCTGGATGATGATGTTGAGTGTGCCGCTTTCCGTGTCCGTCAGACGGTCGAGTTCCTTGAGTGTTTCGTTGACCTTGCCCTGACGTATGGCCACATCGCCCTGATGGGAGCCGTCCGTCCTGTCTGATACGTTCACGATGAGGCCCTGCTCCGGATTGCCCGAGATACCTGTGATGGTCCACGTGTCCGGGTCTATCTTGGCGGCATTGCCGTTGATAGTGGCCCCCGTAAGGACGCCGCCGCTGACCTGATACTGCACATCGTACAGACCGGGTGAGGTAAGATCCGCAATGGAGGATTCGTAGGCGAGTTTGCCGGAATAGCTCACCCCGTCGGACTGGGCGGAAAAGAGGCGGGCTACGGCGTCCGGGTCCTTGTCCAAAGCCTTTTGCAGCTCGTCGTAGTCCAGAATGAGCATGCCGAAGTCGATGGAGTTCTGATCCGTTTCCGTGGATATGCCTATCTGCGCAAGGCTGCTGTACGGGTCGCCTTCATTGCTGGAAGCATCAAAGCGTTTGAAGCCGAGCCCCACGTCAGCGAGAATGCTCTGCAGGTTCTGCTCGACAATGTCCATGCCGTAGTTGCCGCGAACCTGATAGAACGAGGTTTTTTCGTCGTCGTATTCCTCGTCTGAACTCGTTTCGTCCAGCTCGGCAATGGCGGTGCGTATTTCATTGGTCAGCGTAATGAAGTTTTCTATGTTCTTGATGATACTGTCAGAGTCGGTGACAACGGTAATTTTTTCACCCTTGGAGTCGGTCTCGTCATACAGGGTGAAGGTGAGCCCTTCCACCACGTCGCTTACGACGTTTGAATCGCGCTCTATCCACTTGTCC from Desulfovibrio subterraneus encodes:
- the fliD gene encoding flagellar filament capping protein FliD; translation: MTEYWSGSITFTGLGSGTDFDSIIEATVNLESHRLNRMEAWSEQWTEKQALIQGINTKLLEYKTALSDLNTMGKFLTKSATSTDSSTIGVTAGADAIESTHTIVVNQLAQNDLWSGTHGWSSSSDVITTTGGTFALNYAGKDYSIDVPAGTTLQTFVNLINADAALNDGVRASLVNDGSEYHLQLRGMDLGADNAITITGSGITGLSSTDFTQTQKAQNAQMKVDGYPSEADKWIERDSNVVSDVVEGLTFTLYDETDSKGEKITVVTDSDSIIKNIENFITLTNEIRTAIAELDETSSDEEYDDEKTSFYQVRGNYGMDIVEQNLQSILADVGLGFKRFDASSNEGDPYSSLAQIGISTETDQNSIDFGMLILDYDELQKALDKDPDAVARLFSAQSDGVSYSGKLAYESSIADLTSPGLYDVQYQVSGGVLTGATINGNAAKIDPDTWTITGISGNPEQGLIVNVSDRTDGSHQGDVAIRQGKVNETLKELDRLTDTESGTLNIIIQNYQTIIDNTAKDIGDEEDRIERLQQRLVEQYARLEASLGNYENINSSLESLLAQLE